CATGACCCACGACTCCATCGGAGTCGGCGAGGACGGTCCGACCCACCAGCCGGTGGAGCATGTGGGATCCCTGCGGATGATCCCCAATCTCAACGTCTTCCGCCCCGCCGACGCGGTGGAGGCGGCCGAGTGCTGGAAGCTGGCCCTCTCCACCAAGACCACGCCCTCGGTCATGGCCCTGTCGCGCCAGAAGGTCCCGGCGGTGCGCGACTCCGCAGGCGAGAACCTTTCGGCCAAGGGCGCCTATGAACTCAGCCCCGCCAGCGGTCCGGCCCAGGTGACCCTCTTCGGCTCGGGCACCGAGGTTTCCGTGGCGGTCGCCGCCCAGAAGCTGCTGGAAGCCGAGGGGATCGCCACCCGAGTGGTCTCCACCCCCTGCTGGGAGCTGTTCGCCGCCCAGCCGGCCGCCTACCGGAAGTCGGTGATCGGCGAGGCCAAGGTCCGCGTCGCCGTCGAGGCCCAGGTCGGCTTCGGCTGGGAACGGTTCATCGGCGAGGATGGGGTGTTCGTGGGCATGACCGGCTTCGGCGCCAGCGCCCCGGCCGAGGTGCTCTACAAGCAGTTCGGCATCACCGCCCAAGCCGTGGCCGCCGCGGCCAGATCCAAGCTGGGTTGATCGCCATGCGCCTCGGCACGCCGCTCTCGCCCACCGCCGTAAAGGTCATGCTGCTGGGCTCCGGCGAGCTGGGCAAGGAGGTGGCCATCGAGCTGCAGCGGCTGGGCTGCGAGGTGATCGCCGTCGACCGCTACGAGGGCGCCCCGGCCCATCAGGTCGCCCATCGCAGCCACGTCATCGCCATGACGGACGCCAAGGCCCTACGCGCCCTGGTCGAGCTGGAGCGGCCGCACCTGATCGTGCCCGAGATCGAGGCCATCGCCACCGACGAGCTGGTGCGCATCGAGGCCGAGGGCCTGGCCACGGTCATCCCGACCGCCCGCGCCGCCCAGCTGACCATGAACCGCGAGGGCATCCGGCGGCTGGCCGCCGAGACCCTGGGACTGCCCACCTCGCCATACGCCTTCGCCGCCACCGAGGCGGAACTGGCGGCGGGCGCGGAGGCCACCGGCTTCCCCTGTTTCGTGAAGCCGGTGATGTCGTCCTCCGGCAAGGGCCAGTCCTATGTGGAAGGCCCAGAGGGGATCGCCGCGGCCTGGCGCTACGCCCTGGAGGCCGGACGGGTCGAACAGGCCCTGGTGATCGTCGAGGGCAGGATCGACTTCGAGTTCGAGATCACCCTGCTGACCGTCCGCTCCAAGGCGGCGGACGGATCCATCCTCACCAGCTTCTGCGCCCCCGTCGGCCACCGGCAGGTGAAGGGCGACTATGTGGAGAGCTGGCAGCCGCAGGCCATGAGCGCCGCGGCGCTCGACCGTGCCCGCGAGATCGCCGCCGCCGTGACCGGCGAGCTGGGCGGGCTTGGCCTGTTCGGCGTCGAGCTGTTCGTGCGCGGCGACGAGGTCTGGTTCTCCGAGGTCAGCCCCCGGCCGCACGACACCGGCCTCGTCACCCTGGCCACCCAGGCGCAGAGCGAGTTCGCCCTGCACGCCCGCGCCATCCTGGGCCTGCCGGTGGACACCGCCCTGCGCGAGCCGGGCGCCAGCGCGGTGATCTATGGCGGCATGGAAGCCCGGGGGATCGCCTTCGAGGGCGTCGCCGAAGCCCTTTCCGTCCCCGGGGCGGACCTGCGCCTGTTCGGCAAGCCAGAGGCGTTCGAACGCCGCCGCATGGGCGTGGCCCTGGCCCGCGCCGCCGACGTGGACGAAGCACGCGCCCGCGCCCGCGAGGCGGCCTCCCGGGTCAGGCCGGTCGCAGGCTGAGCAGCTTGGCGGAGGCGCGCGCCTGTGGTCTATGGCGGCCATGGTCCGCGTCCTGATCGCCGCCGTCGTCTTCCTCGCCCTGGCCTTCAACGGCCCCGTCGCCATGGCGGCCACGATGCACGCCTCTGCCGCGATGACAGCGACCATGGACGACTGCGGCGCGCCGATGGACGAGGAAACCTGCCCGGCGGGTTGCGTGCTGTGTCACGCCATGCCGGCTGCGACACCGTTCTTGACGGTCCTTCGTGTCGCCTTCGCCGCCCTGGTTCCGGCCGCGCCGCGCCAGATGGTGGGATTGAACCTCACGCCGGAAACGCCCCCGCCGCGCGGCTGAGGGATATCCGAGCCAACCGTTCAATCACATCACGGCCCGTGAGGCCGAAAGGATCGCTATGAAAAACCCGATGAAGACCCTGGCGCTCGCCGCCTTCCTCGCCACGCTCGGCGGGGGCGCCGCCCTCGCCGCGGATCAGGCCACGAAGATGGACTGCTGCGCCAAGTGCGAGTGCTGCAAGGACAAACCGGCGGACGGCAAGCCCGCCCAGCCGCAGCCCGAACACAAGCACTAGGACCGACCGGCGGGCGCGGCCTTCGGGCCGCGTCCGCCACCCTCGCCGCGTAACAACCTAGCGTTTGCCGCCTGTCACGGCTCCGCCTAGCATCCCGGCCGATGTCGGGAGAATTCTCATGCGCAAGCTTCTGGTCGCGGCCGCGGCCCTCACCCTGGGGATGGGCGCGATGACCGCGCAGGCCGCCCCCAGCGTTTCCGCCCCGTTGATCGAGCGGACCAAGTTCTTCGGAAATCCCAGCCGCAGCCAGGGCCGCATCAGCCCGGACGGCAAGTGGCTGGCCTGGATCGCCCCGCGCGACGGGGTGCAGAACATCTGGGTCGCGCCGATCGCCGATCCGGCCAAGGCCAAGCCGCTCACCGATGAGAAGACCCGACCGATCCGCAGCTATTTCTGGGCGCCCAACGCCTCCCAGATCCTGTTCGTCAACGACAAGGGCGGCGATGAGAACTTCCTGCTCTACGGGGTCGAGGTGGCCAGCGGCGTGCAGACGACGCTCACCCCCTTCGAGAAGACCCGCGTCCAGGTCCTGGGCATCAGCCGCGAGG
This genomic stretch from Phenylobacterium sp. LH3H17 harbors:
- the purT gene encoding formate-dependent phosphoribosylglycinamide formyltransferase translates to MAMRLGTPLSPTAVKVMLLGSGELGKEVAIELQRLGCEVIAVDRYEGAPAHQVAHRSHVIAMTDAKALRALVELERPHLIVPEIEAIATDELVRIEAEGLATVIPTARAAQLTMNREGIRRLAAETLGLPTSPYAFAATEAELAAGAEATGFPCFVKPVMSSSGKGQSYVEGPEGIAAAWRYALEAGRVEQALVIVEGRIDFEFEITLLTVRSKAADGSILTSFCAPVGHRQVKGDYVESWQPQAMSAAALDRAREIAAAVTGELGGLGLFGVELFVRGDEVWFSEVSPRPHDTGLVTLATQAQSEFALHARAILGLPVDTALREPGASAVIYGGMEARGIAFEGVAEALSVPGADLRLFGKPEAFERRRMGVALARAADVDEARARAREAASRVRPVAG